One Oscillospiraceae bacterium genomic region harbors:
- a CDS encoding MobA/MobL family protein, with product MAIYHWNIGIVSRGKGKSAVAAAAYRSGEKLTNEWDGMTHDYTRKGGVVHTEIMLPPHAPPSFSDRSTLWNSVELYEKAGNAQLAREIDAALPIELSREEQIRLVREYCSSQFVSRGMCVDFAIHDTNSGNPHCHIMLTMRPLDGRGAWAAKSKKEYDLDENGERIRLPSGRYKTHKIDLTGWNDKDNTLLWRKAWADYTNDFLERNGSPERIDHRSNAERGIDEIPTVHMGVAACQMEKKGVATEKGELNRNIQKANRLIREIRVQIGKLKEWIADLFKVWETAPKQPPQSPNLANLLMKYLSVQREKSRKYSQSWQHQHAADELKTIAAAVNYLSEHGISNLDELDASLSSVSDRAYSIREGMKTAEERMKKLQKLIEYGKNYTEYKPIHDELKKLQNGWTNKRDKYEEAHRAELTLWNAASRYLHANLPKGTKTLPIAEWEQEYADLKTQRDSDYTKLKDTRTNVSELQKIRKCVDIALRADQPEQTQSRTKRHDIDR from the coding sequence ATAGCCATTTACCATTGGAACATCGGCATTGTGAGCCGAGGAAAAGGCAAATCAGCCGTTGCCGCAGCCGCCTACCGAAGCGGCGAAAAGCTGACAAACGAATGGGACGGAATGACCCATGACTACACCCGCAAAGGCGGCGTTGTCCATACAGAAATCATGCTGCCGCCCCACGCGCCACCCTCATTCTCTGACCGTTCAACCTTGTGGAACAGCGTGGAGCTTTACGAGAAAGCCGGGAACGCCCAGCTTGCCAGAGAGATTGACGCGGCGCTCCCCATAGAATTATCCAGAGAGGAACAGATCCGGCTTGTCCGGGAATACTGTTCCTCTCAATTTGTTTCCAGAGGAATGTGTGTGGATTTTGCTATCCACGACACCAACAGCGGCAATCCCCATTGTCATATCATGCTGACTATGCGCCCCCTTGACGGGCGCGGCGCGTGGGCGGCGAAATCCAAAAAGGAATATGACCTTGATGAAAACGGTGAGCGTATCCGCTTGCCAAGCGGCAGATACAAGACGCACAAAATTGACCTTACAGGCTGGAACGACAAGGACAACACCCTTTTGTGGCGCAAGGCGTGGGCTGACTATACCAACGACTTTTTGGAGAGAAACGGAAGCCCGGAGCGTATCGACCACCGCAGCAACGCCGAGCGCGGCATTGACGAGATACCCACCGTCCACATGGGCGTGGCGGCTTGCCAGATGGAGAAGAAAGGTGTAGCCACCGAGAAAGGCGAACTGAACCGAAATATCCAAAAAGCAAACCGCCTTATACGGGAAATCCGGGTGCAGATTGGGAAGCTCAAAGAATGGATTGCCGACCTGTTCAAAGTGTGGGAAACCGCCCCGAAGCAGCCGCCGCAATCTCCCAACCTTGCAAATCTGTTGATGAAGTATTTGAGCGTTCAGAGAGAAAAGAGCCGGAAGTATTCGCAAAGTTGGCAGCACCAACACGCAGCCGACGAACTGAAAACCATAGCGGCAGCGGTCAACTATCTTTCCGAGCATGGTATCTCTAATCTTGACGAGCTGGACGCTTCTCTTTCCTCTGTCAGTGATAGAGCCTATTCAATCCGGGAGGGAATGAAAACCGCCGAGGAACGCATGAAGAAGCTGCAAAAGCTAATTGAATACGGGAAGAACTACACAGAGTACAAGCCCATTCACGATGAACTGAAAAAGCTGCAAAACGGCTGGACAAACAAGCGCGATAAGTACGAGGAAGCCCACCGCGCCGAGCTGACCCTATGGAACGCAGCAAGTCGCTATCTCCATGCAAATCTGCCGAAAGGAACAAAGACCTTGCCTATTGCGGAATGGGAACAGGAATATGCTGACCTCAAAACACAGAGGGACAGCGATTATACCAAACTGAAAGATACCCGCACCAATGTTTCAGAGCTTCAAAAAATCCGCAAATGCGTGGATATTGCACTCCGCGCCGACCAACCGGAGCAGACGCAGAGCCGCACCAAACGGCATGATATAGACCGCTGA
- a CDS encoding AAA family ATPase, translated as MYYTQEQIDRANQADLVSFLQSQGEQLTRAGNEYRWKRHDSLTIRGNKWYRHSQSKGGGPVDFVMEFFGKSFTEAVELLTGEKGAAPPPDRPSPAPLSDFRLPPRSTDNRIARNYLTAARRIDEDVTGFFFSTGDIYEEAAHHNAVFVGRDESGIPRYAHQRGTAGSFRLDVKGSDKAFNFCYRGEDERLFVFEAPIDLLSFLCLFKKDWQKQSYLALGGVGEKALLRFLSDRPNIKTVYLCLDSDQAGNDACSRLAELVPEGLTVHRLIPLFKDWNEVLQHRAEITDGKYLREAIYGLKEPPQEETVEIIRMSEVDTQTVEWLWEPYIPFGKVTIVQGNPGEGKTTFALRLAAACTTGGTLPGMKPLPPFQVIYQTAEDGLGDTVKPRLIEAAADLDRVLVIDEAKRELTLSDERIEKAITQNGARLIILDPIQAYMGEKTDMNRANEVRPMFRRLADVAERTGCAVILIGHLNKAAGGQSAYRGLGSIDFRAAARSVLLIGRVKREPNVRVIVHDKSSLAPEGKPVAFCLDPETGFSWIGEYDITADELLSGAGGNNATKTEQAERLILDLLADGKELASEDIVKAAAEAGISERTVQNAKRNMGGILGARRVGGQWYNFIKKKQPPEPAS; from the coding sequence ATGTATTACACCCAAGAACAGATAGACCGCGCCAACCAAGCCGACCTTGTTTCTTTCCTGCAATCACAGGGCGAGCAGCTTACCCGTGCCGGAAATGAATACCGCTGGAAGCGGCACGACAGCTTGACTATCCGGGGAAACAAATGGTACAGGCACAGCCAAAGCAAAGGCGGCGGCCCCGTTGATTTTGTCATGGAGTTTTTCGGCAAGAGCTTCACCGAAGCCGTTGAACTGCTGACAGGCGAAAAAGGAGCCGCCCCGCCGCCGGACAGACCAAGCCCCGCGCCCCTATCCGACTTCCGACTGCCACCCCGCAGCACCGACAACCGCATAGCGAGGAACTACCTCACAGCAGCCCGCCGCATTGATGAAGATGTGACGGGCTTTTTCTTTTCCACCGGGGATATTTACGAGGAAGCCGCCCACCATAACGCCGTATTTGTCGGCAGAGATGAAAGCGGCATACCGCGATACGCCCATCAGCGCGGCACAGCCGGGAGTTTTCGGCTTGATGTGAAAGGCAGCGACAAAGCCTTTAACTTCTGCTACCGTGGCGAGGACGAAAGGTTGTTTGTCTTTGAAGCCCCGATAGACCTCTTATCTTTCCTCTGCCTGTTCAAAAAGGACTGGCAGAAGCAAAGCTATCTGGCGTTGGGCGGCGTGGGAGAAAAAGCCCTGTTGCGCTTTCTCTCTGACCGTCCGAACATCAAGACCGTGTACCTCTGCCTTGACAGCGATCAAGCCGGAAACGACGCTTGCAGCCGCCTTGCAGAGCTTGTGCCGGAGGGCTTGACCGTCCATCGGCTTATCCCTCTTTTCAAGGACTGGAACGAGGTATTGCAGCACCGGGCAGAAATCACAGACGGGAAGTATTTGCGGGAAGCAATCTACGGCTTGAAAGAGCCGCCGCAGGAAGAAACCGTTGAGATTATCCGCATGAGCGAGGTTGACACACAGACCGTTGAATGGCTATGGGAGCCGTATATTCCCTTTGGGAAAGTAACCATTGTGCAGGGCAATCCCGGCGAGGGCAAGACCACTTTTGCCCTACGCCTTGCCGCCGCCTGCACCACCGGGGGAACGCTGCCGGGAATGAAGCCCTTGCCGCCATTCCAAGTAATTTACCAGACCGCCGAGGACGGGCTGGGCGATACCGTCAAGCCACGCTTGATAGAAGCCGCCGCAGACCTTGACCGGGTACTTGTGATTGATGAAGCCAAGCGGGAGCTTACCCTCTCCGACGAGCGCATAGAAAAGGCAATCACGCAGAACGGGGCGCGGCTGATTATCCTTGACCCCATACAGGCGTACATGGGCGAAAAGACCGACATGAACCGGGCAAACGAAGTGCGCCCCATGTTCCGCCGCCTTGCCGATGTTGCCGAGCGTACCGGGTGCGCCGTTATCCTTATCGGACATCTCAACAAAGCTGCCGGAGGGCAGAGCGCATACCGGGGCTTAGGTTCTATCGACTTCCGCGCCGCAGCAAGGAGCGTCCTGCTGATCGGGCGCGTGAAGCGAGAGCCGAATGTGCGCGTTATCGTCCATGACAAATCTTCCCTTGCGCCGGAGGGCAAGCCCGTTGCCTTTTGCCTTGACCCGGAAACGGGCTTTTCGTGGATAGGCGAATACGACATCACCGCCGACGAACTGCTGTCCGGCGCGGGCGGCAACAACGCCACCAAAACCGAGCAAGCCGAAAGGCTGATACTTGACCTGCTTGCAGACGGGAAAGAGCTTGCCAGCGAGGACATTGTAAAAGCCGCAGCCGAAGCCGGAATATCCGAGAGGACGGTACAGAACGCCAAGCGCAACATGGGCGGCATTTTAGGCGCAAGGCGTGTCGGCGGTCAATGGTACAACTTCATCAAGAAGAAGCAACCACCCGAACCCGCAAGCTGA
- a CDS encoding DUF4368 domain-containing protein, which yields MNTRPKIPANARNLNCCIIGSSGSGKTRFWLTPQLLQAHSSYVVVDPKGGVLGQVGGFLQKRGYKIKVFNSIDFSKSMHYNPLAYIRNEADILKFVDALISNTKGEGKEGDPFWTKSETLLYCALIAYIIFEGPAEDRNMNTLVDMISGMEVKEDDEDFMNAVDYMFAGLEKRKPDCFAVKQYKKYKLASGVVCSKRLLNQAVGKSLRTHNLKPKKGAQVMRKNEKITALYERLSRDDFGKDDDQQRESNSISNQKAMLEEFAARQGFTNIVHFTDDGISGTCFDRPGFLAMMKEVEAGNVEYLCIKDMSRMGRDYLKVGQIMEILRQRGVRLIAINDGVDSARGDDDFTPFRNIMNEYYARDTSRKIRSTFQSKGKSGKHLTGTVIYGYLWNEARDQWLVDPEAADVVKRIFAMTIEGYGPYQIASKLKSEKVLIPSAYLAQHGEGVNKNKTFKDMYGWGSSTICNILEKREYLGHTINFKTRKHFKDKKSHYVPEDEWTIFENTHEPIIDQQTFDLVQKIRGNVRRYPDGWGEAAPLTGLLYCADCGGKMYVHRTNNGKRISQYTCSQYSKVPVGKLCKTQHRINEDVVLSLVSEMLKAIAEYAKHDRAEFVRVVQEAQSSQQTAEVKKQRIRLATAKQRVSELEVLLCKIYEDNILGKLSDSRYATLDAQYEKEQSELTAEISALEKAIRSYEKHEKDADRFIALIDKYENFDKLTIAMLNEFIEKILVHERDRKGSIQTTQEVEIYFNFVGRFVPPAFGEVELTPEELEEIRKREERKDRLHQNYLKRKASGAQKRYEDKIKGRKKAEIEAKKAAIRAEDIAKGVFVPVSSLPQREPMKGVQTA from the coding sequence ATGAACACCCGCCCGAAAATCCCCGCAAATGCCAGAAACCTGAATTGCTGCATCATCGGCTCGTCCGGCTCCGGCAAAACCCGCTTCTGGCTTACGCCCCAGCTTTTACAGGCTCATTCCTCTTATGTGGTGGTCGATCCGAAAGGCGGTGTGCTGGGACAGGTCGGGGGGTTCCTGCAAAAACGCGGGTACAAAATCAAGGTATTCAACAGCATAGATTTTTCAAAATCCATGCACTATAACCCGCTGGCGTATATCCGCAACGAGGCCGATATTCTGAAATTCGTGGATGCTCTGATTTCCAACACCAAGGGCGAAGGCAAGGAAGGCGATCCATTCTGGACAAAATCGGAAACGCTTTTGTACTGCGCCCTGATTGCCTACATCATTTTCGAGGGGCCTGCCGAGGATCGGAACATGAATACCCTTGTGGATATGATTTCCGGCATGGAGGTCAAGGAGGATGACGAGGATTTTATGAACGCGGTGGACTATATGTTTGCCGGGCTCGAAAAGCGCAAGCCGGATTGCTTCGCGGTCAAACAGTATAAAAAGTACAAATTGGCCAGCGGTGTTGTATGCTCTAAAAGACTTCTTAATCAAGCGGTTGGGAAGTCTCTTAGAACACACAACCTAAAACCGAAGAAAGGAGCGCAAGTTATGAGAAAAAACGAGAAAATCACTGCTCTGTATGAACGATTGAGCCGTGATGACTTTGGCAAAGATGATGACCAGCAGCGTGAGAGCAATTCCATTTCCAATCAAAAGGCTATGTTGGAGGAGTTCGCCGCACGGCAGGGGTTTACGAACATTGTCCATTTCACGGACGATGGCATTAGTGGTACTTGCTTTGACCGTCCCGGATTTTTGGCAATGATGAAAGAAGTGGAAGCCGGGAATGTGGAGTACCTGTGTATCAAGGACATGAGCCGCATGGGTCGTGACTATCTGAAAGTCGGTCAGATTATGGAAATTCTGCGTCAGCGTGGCGTTCGCCTTATCGCCATCAATGACGGCGTGGACAGTGCCAGAGGGGACGATGATTTTACCCCTTTCCGCAACATTATGAACGAGTATTACGCCAGAGACACCAGCCGTAAAATCCGTTCCACTTTCCAGTCCAAAGGCAAGTCCGGCAAGCACCTCACAGGCACGGTCATTTACGGCTATCTCTGGAACGAAGCCAGAGACCAATGGTTGGTTGACCCCGAAGCCGCTGATGTGGTCAAGCGCATCTTTGCCATGACGATTGAGGGCTACGGTCCGTATCAGATCGCCAGCAAACTGAAATCGGAAAAGGTGCTTATTCCGTCTGCTTACCTTGCCCAGCACGGCGAGGGCGTGAACAAAAACAAGACTTTCAAAGATATGTACGGCTGGGGTTCTTCCACCATCTGCAACATTCTTGAAAAGCGTGAATATCTGGGACACACCATCAATTTCAAGACCCGAAAGCACTTCAAGGACAAGAAAAGCCATTATGTCCCGGAGGACGAATGGACAATTTTCGAGAATACCCATGAGCCTATCATTGACCAGCAGACCTTTGACCTTGTGCAGAAAATCCGTGGGAATGTCAGACGCTACCCGGACGGCTGGGGCGAAGCAGCTCCCCTCACAGGCTTGCTTTATTGTGCCGATTGCGGCGGCAAGATGTATGTCCACCGTACCAACAACGGCAAGCGTATTTCTCAATATACCTGTTCCCAATACAGCAAAGTCCCAGTTGGAAAGCTCTGCAAGACCCAGCACCGTATCAATGAAGATGTGGTACTGTCCCTTGTTTCCGAAATGCTCAAAGCCATTGCCGAGTATGCGAAGCATGACCGAGCCGAGTTTGTCCGAGTGGTACAGGAAGCGCAGTCCAGCCAGCAGACAGCAGAGGTTAAGAAACAGCGGATACGCCTTGCCACCGCAAAGCAGAGAGTGTCCGAACTGGAAGTCCTGCTCTGTAAAATCTATGAGGACAACATTTTAGGAAAGCTGTCCGACAGCAGATACGCCACTCTGGACGCTCAATACGAAAAGGAACAGTCCGAGCTTACCGCTGAAATCTCTGCTCTGGAAAAGGCTATCAGGAGTTATGAAAAGCACGAAAAGGACGCTGATCGTTTTATCGCTCTGATTGACAAGTATGAGAACTTCGACAAGCTGACCATTGCTATGCTCAACGAGTTTATCGAGAAAATCCTTGTGCATGAGCGTGACCGCAAAGGCAGTATACAGACCACACAGGAGGTCGAGATTTACTTCAATTTTGTCGGTCGATTTGTTCCCCCGGCGTTTGGTGAAGTGGAGCTTACCCCGGAGGAATTAGAGGAAATCCGCAAGCGTGAGGAACGCAAGGACAGGCTTCATCAGAACTACTTGAAGCGGAAAGCCAGCGGAGCGCAGAAGCGATACGAGGACAAAATCAAGGGGAGAAAAAAAGCAGAAATCGAAGCCAAGAAAGCCGCCATTCGTGCGGAGGACATTGCAAAGGGCGTGTTCGTCCCTGTCAGCAGTTTACCGCAGAGAGAGCCGATGAAAGGAGTACAAACAGCATGA
- a CDS encoding TnpV protein yields MNITYTQNGDYLIPNIVIRKTKPLGHYGRLRKAYLEMHRPILFNELVLSDKLFEHCAEIGEAARNRMELIVRSLAEQNGVTEQLKAENQMEWVRQMNACKAQAEEVVKAELIYD; encoded by the coding sequence ATGAATATCACTTACACACAGAACGGAGATTATCTTATCCCGAACATCGTTATCCGCAAGACCAAGCCCCTCGGACACTACGGCAGACTTCGCAAGGCGTATCTGGAAATGCACCGCCCGATACTGTTCAATGAACTGGTACTATCCGACAAGCTCTTTGAGCATTGCGCCGAGATTGGCGAAGCGGCACGAAACCGCATGGAGCTGATCGTGCGGTCACTGGCAGAGCAAAACGGCGTGACCGAGCAACTGAAAGCCGAAAACCAAATGGAATGGGTGCGGCAGATGAACGCTTGCAAGGCACAGGCAGAGGAAGTTGTGAAAGCGGAATTGATTTATGATTGA
- a CDS encoding conjugal transfer protein TraX: MSLDRKINRIQFLSGNSLKVIAVLTMLIDHLCKIVLQWLLSNYWGAMADNGQMSWERFREIDYFIRFDLQSIGTIAFPLFCFLLAEGFQHTRSKKRYIGLMLAFALISEVPFDIGFFSAYSRMEDTFPFYLKYQNVFFTLFLGLLTLVCLERFSCKSDLPVDRIKSAVLQVLSVVLFSGIAEGIHCDYGMQGILFISAFYICRNHRIYQVLLFLLAYMGTTGNQPPLCTLLACLLILLYNGKRGKLKLKYFFYVFYPAHILVLYLIQIGLGKYLLK; encoded by the coding sequence ATGAGCCTTGATAGGAAAATAAATCGCATTCAATTTCTCTCAGGAAATTCGCTAAAGGTTATTGCTGTACTGACAATGCTTATTGACCATCTATGTAAAATTGTGCTGCAATGGCTGCTATCAAACTACTGGGGGGCTATGGCAGATAACGGGCAAATGTCGTGGGAGAGATTCCGAGAGATAGATTATTTCATACGGTTTGATTTGCAAAGCATTGGGACGATTGCTTTTCCGCTATTCTGTTTTTTGCTGGCAGAAGGATTCCAACACACAAGAAGTAAAAAACGCTATATTGGGTTGATGCTTGCATTTGCCCTTATTTCGGAAGTTCCATTTGACATAGGTTTCTTTAGTGCGTATTCACGAATGGAAGATACATTTCCGTTTTACTTGAAGTATCAAAATGTATTTTTCACCTTGTTTTTAGGCTTATTGACATTGGTATGCCTTGAAAGATTTTCGTGTAAATCAGACCTACCGGTGGATAGAATAAAATCAGCAGTCCTGCAAGTTCTCAGTGTAGTGCTTTTTTCCGGCATTGCGGAAGGAATCCATTGTGACTACGGTATGCAGGGGATCTTATTCATATCAGCATTTTATATTTGCCGTAATCACCGAATCTATCAAGTGTTGCTGTTCCTTTTGGCTTACATGGGGACAACGGGGAATCAACCGCCTTTATGTACGCTTCTTGCCTGCTTGCTTATTCTGCTATACAACGGAAAGCGTGGTAAACTGAAGCTAAAATACTTCTTCTATGTTTTTTATCCAGCACATATCCTTGTCCTATATTTGATTCAGATAGGACTCGGAAAATACTTACTGAAATGA
- a CDS encoding DUF3847 domain-containing protein has product MAKPKNLEQLRAEKEQVETQLAQEQHKLERLENRKKYLEKGERQKRTHRLCNLGGTIESLAPEVKDLTRTEMTELMEQIFSLSEVQQAVRHMAITHISQANREKELKADGTISSERHAD; this is encoded by the coding sequence ATGGCAAAACCGAAAAACCTTGAACAGCTCCGAGCCGAAAAGGAACAGGTCGAGACACAGCTTGCACAGGAACAGCACAAGCTGGAGCGTCTGGAGAACAGAAAGAAGTATCTGGAGAAAGGCGAGAGACAAAAGCGCACCCATCGTCTTTGCAATCTGGGCGGCACGATTGAGAGCCTTGCCCCGGAGGTCAAAGATCTCACACGCACCGAAATGACAGAGCTGATGGAACAAATCTTTTCTCTGTCCGAAGTTCAGCAAGCCGTCCGTCACATGGCGATTACCCACATCAGCCAAGCAAACAGAGAAAAGGAGTTGAAAGCCGATGGCACTATTTCATCTGAGCGTCACGCAGACTAA
- a CDS encoding MobA/MobL family protein, with amino-acid sequence MALFHLSVTQTKRSTGQSAIASAAYRAGERLYSEYYGEYSDYTRKGGVICSDILLPSHAPPEFADRQTLWNAVEKAERGKNAQLAYSFDIALQNEFSLEENIALARQFLLENFVSRGMVVDFAVHQPDREDGGIPNPHFHVLCPIRPIEQNGKWGLKQRRVYELDEDGNRIRDQNGEFVFNAVPTTDWGSPETLEHWREAWAEMCNAKFAEKGIDVRIDHRSYERQGVDLLPTIHEGATVRAMEKKGIRTEKGEFNRWIKATNAVIRDIKKKITLLFDWIAEAKAELAKPQAPDLVSLLNAYYTQRKAGAYSQKGKISNLKEMNETFNYLRANGIYTLEDLESRVSEHSAATESLKKTLDEQTARMKAIKQLYDSSAAFQSLKPVYDGLQKIKFEKPRAKYKAEHEAELKQFYAARRKLTGEFPDGKVDMKKLSDEYDELEQAHNTTYVEFKTVRDDLHRLWKVKSCVDTAARFNERTEEQMLQNRPQTRHKKEDMTR; translated from the coding sequence ATGGCACTATTTCATCTGAGCGTCACGCAGACTAAGCGAAGCACAGGACAGTCCGCTATCGCTTCTGCCGCCTACCGAGCCGGGGAGCGATTGTATAGCGAGTATTACGGCGAGTACAGCGACTACACCAGAAAGGGCGGCGTGATCTGCTCCGACATTCTCCTGCCGTCCCATGCTCCCCCGGAATTTGCAGACCGTCAGACCTTGTGGAATGCCGTGGAAAAAGCCGAGCGTGGAAAGAACGCCCAGCTTGCATACAGCTTTGACATTGCCTTGCAGAATGAATTTTCCCTTGAGGAAAACATCGCTCTTGCAAGGCAATTTTTGTTGGAGAACTTTGTGAGCCGGGGCATGGTGGTTGACTTCGCCGTACACCAGCCAGACCGTGAGGACGGCGGCATACCCAATCCACATTTTCATGTGCTTTGCCCCATCCGTCCCATCGAGCAGAACGGCAAATGGGGACTAAAGCAACGCCGGGTGTACGAACTGGACGAGGACGGCAACCGTATCCGAGACCAGAACGGAGAGTTTGTTTTCAACGCCGTTCCCACTACCGACTGGGGCAGTCCCGAAACGCTGGAACATTGGCGTGAAGCATGGGCGGAGATGTGCAATGCCAAGTTTGCGGAAAAAGGTATTGATGTTCGTATCGACCACCGCAGCTATGAACGGCAAGGCGTGGATTTACTTCCCACTATCCATGAAGGCGCAACCGTCCGGGCAATGGAGAAGAAAGGCATACGCACCGAAAAGGGCGAGTTCAACCGCTGGATCAAAGCCACCAATGCCGTTATCCGGGACATCAAGAAGAAAATCACTCTCCTGTTTGATTGGATTGCCGAAGCAAAAGCAGAGCTTGCCAAGCCGCAGGCCCCCGACCTTGTTTCTCTGCTGAACGCCTACTACACCCAGCGCAAAGCCGGGGCTTATTCCCAGAAAGGCAAAATCAGCAACCTAAAGGAGATGAACGAGACTTTCAATTATCTCCGGGCAAACGGCATTTACACCCTTGAAGATTTGGAAAGCCGTGTCAGCGAACACAGTGCTGCCACAGAGAGCTTGAAGAAAACGCTGGACGAACAGACTGCCCGAATGAAAGCAATTAAGCAGCTCTATGACAGCTCCGCTGCTTTCCAGAGCTTGAAGCCTGTCTATGACGGCTTGCAGAAAATCAAGTTTGAGAAGCCCAGAGCCAAGTACAAGGCAGAGCATGAAGCGGAACTGAAACAGTTCTACGCCGCCAGACGAAAGCTGACCGGGGAGTTCCCAGACGGCAAGGTGGATATGAAAAAGCTGTCCGACGAGTATGACGAGCTGGAACAGGCGCACAACACCACCTATGTCGAGTTTAAGACCGTCAGAGACGATTTACACCGTCTTTGGAAGGTCAAGTCATGTGTAGATACTGCCGCCCGATTTAACGAGCGTACAGAGGAACAAATGCTCCAAAATCGACCCCAAACACGACACAAAAAGGAGGATATGACACGATGA
- a CDS encoding AAA family ATPase yields the protein MQYTQAQIDRANAVSLEDFLRTQGETLIKSGREYRWKEHDSLTVRGSKWFRHSQSKGGYPIDFVMEFYGKSFPEAVQLLTGESGEGQTEASTAPPTAFHLPLHNRTADRAIQYLTESRGLNKTLVEAFLLSGDIYEDAKRHNVVFVGRDRSGTPRYAHVRGTADPFRQDIAGSDKSYPFRYEGNGNQLFVFEAPIDLLSFICLYPQDWQTRNYLALGGVSGKALDRFLSERKDTRKVFLCLDSDTAGSEACSRLAQDIPSEIAVIRLVPARKDWNDVLRQQGDIPSRKFIAETITLRELPTAQPVPMLRMADVELTSVEWLWFPYIPFGKLTIIQGNPGEGKTYFAMRLAAACTNRKPLPGMETLEPFNIIYQTAEDGLGDTVKPRLIEADADLERVLVIDDRDTPLTLADERIARAIRENSARLVIIDPVQAFLGADVDMNRANEVRPIFRSLGDIAQATGCAIVLIGHLNKAAGTQSTYRGLGSIDITAAVRSLLFIGKLKDSPTTRVLIHEKSSLAPPGQSLAFSLGDEKGFEWIGAYDITADELLAGADTAKTESKTAQAQMLILELLADGKRMPSAELEKAVNERGISSRTMRTAKSRIGDRLVTEKDGTAWVCYLRN from the coding sequence ATGCAGTACACCCAAGCACAGATCGACCGGGCAAACGCCGTCAGTCTGGAAGATTTTCTCCGCACACAGGGAGAGACGCTTATCAAAAGCGGACGGGAATACCGCTGGAAAGAACATGACAGCTTGACCGTCCGGGGAAGCAAGTGGTTTCGCCACAGCCAGAGCAAGGGCGGCTATCCCATTGATTTTGTCATGGAGTTTTATGGGAAGTCCTTTCCCGAAGCCGTCCAGCTCCTGACCGGCGAAAGCGGCGAGGGGCAGACCGAAGCCAGCACAGCACCGCCCACAGCGTTTCACTTGCCATTGCACAACAGGACAGCCGACAGAGCAATCCAATATCTCACAGAAAGCCGAGGTCTCAACAAAACGCTTGTTGAGGCTTTTCTTCTTTCCGGGGATATTTACGAGGACGCAAAGCGGCACAATGTTGTGTTTGTCGGCAGAGACCGAAGCGGTACGCCGAGATACGCCCATGTGCGAGGAACGGCAGACCCATTCAGGCAGGACATTGCCGGGTCTGACAAGTCCTATCCGTTCCGCTATGAGGGCAACGGCAACCAGCTCTTTGTCTTTGAAGCGCCGATTGACCTTTTGTCCTTTATCTGCCTTTATCCGCAGGATTGGCAGACAAGAAATTATCTTGCCCTGGGCGGCGTTTCGGGCAAAGCCCTTGACCGTTTTCTTTCTGAACGCAAGGACACCCGAAAAGTGTTTCTCTGCCTTGACAGCGACACCGCAGGAAGTGAAGCCTGCTCCAGACTGGCGCAGGACATTCCCAGCGAGATCGCCGTCATTCGCCTTGTCCCGGCAAGGAAAGACTGGAACGATGTTCTCCGTCAGCAAGGGGACATTCCCAGCCGCAAATTCATAGCCGAGACAATCACGCTGCGAGAGCTGCCCACCGCCCAGCCTGTCCCAATGCTCCGTATGGCTGATGTGGAGCTGACGAGCGTGGAATGGCTATGGTTTCCCTATATCCCATTTGGAAAGCTGACAATTATCCAGGGCAATCCCGGCGAGGGCAAGACCTACTTTGCCATGCGCCTTGCGGCGGCTTGCACCAATCGAAAGCCTTTGCCCGGTATGGAGACACTTGAACCTTTCAATATCATCTATCAGACCGCCGAGGACGGTCTGGGTGATACCGTCAAGCCCCGACTGATAGAAGCAGACGCAGACCTTGAACGAGTGCTTGTCATTGACGATAGAGACACGCCGCTGACCCTTGCCGATGAACGCATAGCAAGGGCAATCCGGGAAAACAGCGCAAGGCTGGTTATCATTGACCCGGTACAGGCTTTTCTGGGCGCAGATGTTGACATGAACAGGGCAAACGAGGTGCGCCCGATATTCCGCAGTCTGGGAGACATTGCACAGGCTACCGGGTGCGCTATCGTGCTGATCGGACACCTCAACAAAGCCGCAGGAACGCAAAGCACCTACCGGGGATTGGGGTCTATCGACATTACGGCGGCAGTCCGCAGTCTGCTGTTTATTGGCAAGCTGAAGGACAGTCCGACAACGAGGGTGCTTATCCATGAGAAAAGCTCCCTTGCGCCGCCCGGACAGTCCCTTGCCTTTTCTCTGGGAGACGAGAAAGGCTTTGAATGGATAGGAGCTTATGACATTACCGCTGACGAGCTTCTTGCCGGGGCAGACACCGCCAAGACCGAGAGCAAGACCGCACAAGCACAAATGCTCATTCTGGAACTGCTGGCAGATGGAAAGCGTATGCCGAGCGCAGAGCTGGAAAAGGCAGTCAATGAACGTGGGATTTCTTCACGCACCATGAGAACGGCGAAGAGCCGTATCGGGGACAGGCTTGTGACCGAGAAAGATGGCACAGCATGGGTCTGCTATCTCCGCAACTGA